The segment cGGACTGTGCAAGATGATACAAAGACTGTTGCTGCTGGAGGCGGATCAGACTTAcatctttgttgtgtttgctgacTTTGTATTCACAGTCGTATCTCTCCTCATCCACAACATCAATTTTTGAATGAAGttgtttgcatattttctgaaggaggagaaaagagagatttattattacttatatGAGCTTGTTATATAACTCATACATTCTCTGCAGTAGAAAAAGCTGCTCTTCTTACTTGTAGCTCGTCCAGTGATAATCCAGACAGTTGCAAAGGGGGCAACTTCTCTCCGAGATAGCgcactttctcttcctccctctcctgcgTCTCCCTCTCCAAATCCTCACAGGCTCTTGTGAGGAGAAGCATCTGATTGGACAGATAGCAATCAAATTTGACCAGGGAAATTCAAAGAAACCCAAAAAGTTGGCCTAAAGTGAATCATCATCTCTTGGTTTTTCAGCCTATAGCAATGATTCCCAACCAGGGGTATGTCCTCAGTTGCCAGGTGGTCCGTGCAAAGATTGTGGAGTAGCTCaactgatttgaaaaaaaatctaaattacattttaattggaAAAAATGTCCACATATTGAGTCAGCTGTAACCACTGTGTTGCAGTCGACAGTGCATGAAACCTATTCAGCGAGCGAGCAGAGGTTTAAATGGTTTCTTAAAAGTAAAGGATAAATGGCTTCTGCCACTCCAGGCAGTAGTATTACAAATGCTCAAACTGACCTCAACTTAACAGTTTCATTGTATGAAAACACCACAATagttttatataataattatagttAATAATCAATTCATGGGTGGTGTTGATAGAGTTCATCTGACAGGGCTGTGGGACTACATCAAACCAAGAAAAAGTTTATCATTACTTACCTTGAGGGAGAGTTTGCGCGAAGCCGAAATCTTCGACTTCGGCTGTGGAAAAAATGATTTGTCAGTATTAATTCACAACCCAACAGGCTGTTATATTTCAATGATCATTAATCAAACAGTTACTGGGAATATTCAGGTTGGTAAATGGCCACATACATGAAGATGATGGAGAACATTAGGCCCTTTGTTGCAGTATAATATTATAAACTACAGAAGATTGAATTGCATCAACATCTTTCAGCTAAAAGTGAGCATAATGAACTTTCATGGCTTTTATTTTAGAATCACCCTGAGATGTTCCATCACTGTTCCATATAAAGTCAAAAAATGTTTGGAAAGACTCATGAGTGTCCAACTCGACAACACTTACTCTAGCTGCATGTTAAAAGATAATGCTTTATTATTAGGATGAAGTCAAGGGTAAAGCTCTGTGATGCTGATAACAACTCTGACAGATAACCACTGCCATATCTTTGGCGTATGCATAAGGACAATGTGTCCCCTCTCCATGCATGGAGGATTTACACTGTGGAATATAGCTGTCTCACCTTATCCCCTTTGGGATTCATGGCTCCGGGTCTGTTGGGCTCCTGAAACCCCAAACAGAGACAAATGAGGGTGATGATGCTATAGTCAGTCGTAATTAAGGTTATATTAGAgcattaaaacagatttatttatgtaagGGGAATACAGCTTTACTGTAATCAAGAGCGGGCAATTGCATAAATATAAACCATGACGGTAGCATTCAGGGATTAAGGTGGATTTTCTTACCTCACTTCAACtataatcacaaacacacatgagaGAAACACAGGTGTGTATTAGAACAGTTTAGGTTGATTATAACATAATGAACCACAATGTAATTTGACCCATCAAGGCGCCACATAGCAAACAGTCCTCAGTATCCTTTGACAAGAGGATTAAAGCAAGGACATGACAAGAATAATAAGCTCCACTATATTCAGCATCCCCTCTGTTAGTTTTTTGTTGTATGACTGACACCTCAACAGATTTGTTAaacatctctctgtctgactaAAAAGAGAACCCctgacagcaaaacaaatcCTCTCATTAAAACtgacatattttatgttaaTTCGATAAACACCATTATAAGACTCGTAAAACGTTGTCCTGTTGTGTATAATAAGTTAATTCAATGATTGTTTCTAACAACTGAAGGTCAGACAAAgagtcttttcttctctctttctaaaCCAGAATAAAGATAATGGCAAATAATTTCGCAAAACAAAGCTAGAAACAGACTAAAATGCAGGTAATTGACTAAAAGTTGCCTTAACACAATTAAACGATGGTTGTTTTAcctgtgaatggttgtctgcAGAGTCAAACAGCGGCTGTTAAAGACAATGGGCAGCTTTTTATGTGAGCAGTGTGGCGCGTGGACAGCAGATATAACGTCTGGTCTCAAGAATGCATTGGCATTGGACCAAGCATTAAATATCACCTCCCCTGACACTGCGACAACACCAGGGGagtgtaataataaatcatgaGCATTACCTTAATGGTATTGTCCTGATATCTCCTTGTGTTACATTAAATAATCTTATTGAACCTTATAACAGTAGGAGGAATATGAATAATCACAAATATCAGCACTGTTGTATCTTTTCACATTTAGGATTTCAACTTAAAGGAA is part of the Larimichthys crocea isolate SSNF chromosome XX, L_crocea_2.0, whole genome shotgun sequence genome and harbors:
- the LOC109140259 gene encoding troponin I, slow skeletal muscle, which translates into the protein MNPKGDKPKSKISASRKLSLKMLLLTRACEDLERETQEREEEKVRYLGEKLPPLQLSGLSLDELQKICKQLHSKIDVVDEERYDCEYKVSKHNKDIHELKLKVQDLGGKFKKPALRKVRVSADEMMRALLGSKHKGSMDLRANLKSVKKEDVKQDKVLTSEVGDWRKNVEAMSGMEGRKKMFDTGGGGQ